Genomic segment of Bradysia coprophila strain Holo2 unplaced genomic scaffold, BU_Bcop_v1 contig_561, whole genome shotgun sequence:
AATCGGAATTGATCCTGTTGCACAAAGCGAAGCGGAAATTGGATTTGTGAAAATGCACAAGCGgaaaattgaatcgaaatgGACAATGGACAGTACCAATTGTTTAGCAATGCAATTGCTTCTGTACACTCATTTACTATACAAATAACACAGTCATACATCAAGAAGGCcattatatgtatatatatggtGCTTCACGggtgtaccactttaccataaaaattgtcgtaaaataccatcgattgccgaagacaattaaaagttactataacagaaaatcgttgttgccgaaaactataacattcagaaaattaaaaaacgagtcggatgtttttgaacgacagGCTggtaaataaaaaccaaaaataagcagcgacaataaaaattgttctaagtacACCCCTGTGTGGTGCTTCGTGTGGATTTTTGGTTTTAGCGAATTCGGCGATGATTTGtgtagttagttagttagacCATTTGAGTTCGACATTTACGTATACATTAGGTGGGTCGGAGACAAATTGATAAAGGATTATCTCATCGAAAACAACATGGTACTCGGTAATAATTATCTTAATTGAAATGTCGTTTGATTAGAGCGTCGAAACTGCCCGTGAAAATGGACTGTGGAAGTATTTCAGAAATTAGGTGAGCGATCacgttaaaatgtttgttcgtTGAAAagaattcaacaaataaacaaaattgagtAAAGTTGTATACGAAAACATCTCTGCGAACGAAACTCGTACGACAAAAGAAAGTTAAATTTGCCATCGTTTTCTTGTCCATATCTTTTCGCAATTCAATTTCTCGAGATCAGACTtgataaaacaaattcaaaacaaatccCTTGACCAATTTCATATCATTCCATTTTAGAATTCAAGCCAAATAAGAAATTGAGTGCTTTTGGGATAAGTTATACATGTATGCATGTGTGTAGTGTATATCCACATCGCAGACACCATATATACAATTATACATACATTACATACCCATTGAAAAGCGGTATGAGGGAACGGgtagaaatgaaataaagaaagGCAGCATCCAGCACACAATAGTCGAGAAAATTGTATGACATGGCATAGTTGTTAGATAAAACAGAacttttccattaaaatgtaATGCATTTGCTTTAAACTTATTTATCAATCGAAACAAATAAGTATAatggaattgaattgaaaagtttgcgtttttttatattctggTTATTTGTATGCCTCATGGATGGGGCTATATATGTTTGAGAGAATGAAACTTACTTGTACACTGCACATTTCCGGTTGATGATATAGTCAAACTTTTTGCaccgaataaaatactttattgaaaatgaaaggtAATGCTGTagttaatttgcattttattcagttttgtgattttacaAAGAATTTTCAGGACATTTAGGATTCATTTTCGTCTGTAATTTGAGGTTCGATTTGGATTAAATTGTGTGGAACTGATCGCATGAAAAAACGGATTGCTTGGTGTAACAAAATCAGAATTTGATCGCAgcgtaaattttccttttagaaaatgaataaaattaaaaacttggCAAACAATTCCTGCAATCCTGTGACCAGAGAagtattttcctttaaacattgtttaaataaaaattaactttctTTTTCCTGCTATCAAGTTCTAGTTTCTCTGCgatcaattccatttttctgGGATCAGTTTAAATATGTGCCTAGGGTTATTGCTCTTTTGctctgtaaaatttaatttttgataaagttTGATTTGGAGTAAGTTTGGTTTACACTCGCGAAAAAATGATATCCAATTTGGGAGTTACTGTGATTTGTAAATAATCCCACAAAAACGTTAATCCGTTTTTTTTCAAGCgttttttaacaaataaaatttgtaaagccAGTCCACAATTGATCAAAATGTTTGACCATAGAGGAATACAAACGTCCATGTAGCACTGAACTTCCGTACACAAGAGCTACACAATAACTtcaacaacacacaaaaatacataaaatatcaaatttcagCAATTTGCTTATATTCCGATCGAACGAAAAGTGGAAGATATGTTAAGGTATAAGAAAGCTGGTCAACCAATTTAAAAggatataaatataaatggaatattaaattgaaatggatTTCTTATTCGAAAACTCAATATCTTTTTATGCTCTGTGACAAGGGGAGGATCAATGAAGATTgtgtgaagagaagaagacGCGCACTCACAATCGAAATGGACTAAAAACTTCCTTTGACGATTGACTTGAGAGAAATACAGAGTGTTGATGTTTGATTGAGGGTAGTGTAATAACATTTTCCGTACACGTCTATATGTATTCCATTGACTCTTTACCCCCGGTTTATAGCGTTTTCGTTTACAGTACTTTTTTAAATGGTGGGGTTGGTCTAACGACAAATAGTATGAAATGTTACTCAAAATGCATCAATACTTTTGTATTTACTTTTTTCTCTGAAATAAATGGTTCTGGGTCTGGCTTTCAATGTTACATCGATAATAATATGGCGCAATCGACTGTCTTATTCATCGTTACTGACTTAGTAACACTCAAATACTAGTCTATACTGTTGAATTCCTTCCAGTCTGAATCAAAACAGattgcatgtaaaatccattacgaAACTCGGgttgaaaagttgaaaagtctcgttttcgtgtgtgtctaaacctcggcttcgcctcggattaacaaaattcgcacgaaaactctactttacaattttgtatcccttgttatgtaaataactatttcacgtTTGCAATAAGTGTTCAgttgataaattttgattttctgttGCGCTAAAGTTATTAACGAGCATTCACAATTTTCCCGACAAAACGTTAAACAAGTGAGTTAAGCTTTACGTTATCGAATTGCCAAAGTACTGTTGTTGATATAACAACCGCATTGCCTTTGGTATTATATTCTCATATATTTAAATTGATATATTACATTGTTCCCAGTGCTAGGATGCACAACATACCATTATGTGGATGGAGAGCCAGTGCAAATTAATCAAAGTTGTCGGTACTTTACGCCAGACTGACAATTTGGTTTTGTTATTTATGCGGAAATTATGGCTTTATTGGATTTTATGTGATGATATACCATTAACAAGCACTTTTCTAATTAACGTGATTTATGCATGAGATGCTTCTCCGTAAATTGGCCGATAGCCGGATTTAATCTaaattcttcttttatttataaacaatTACCTACACATGTGCATGTCACAGTCAAACTACTCAGTGCCGGTTATTACACACATGTTAATAATTTTCAGAGTAAGCTGCTCTGGGTAAAATCAtacaatttcatgaaaattaaaacaaaacacgGACTACAATGACAAATCATAGGTTTTTTAAAAGACGGCGGATGGCggcaatccacgccattagtcgtataaatttatacgtcataGAGAgctttttctcctttgttacgatctgtcagtttttctattttgcgatttagtatggaaatgaaaactaaaattgagatatctttgctgttttaagtggtttttcatatttttttggaccaaaatgttttaaaatgtgtttgtgccaccgagaattgaaatacgacggatttcaatatcgataactagattgaaatgtccaaaattacaacacccgttttcatggcttattacaacactcaaaccagtgttgaaatgaaattcgtatgagttattacagcattcgttttaaaaaaatgcaaagcaacgtgatcgatcaaattcgaagagtgattgtttacaatgaaaattctgaatttttgagcatttgtctatttcaattctcggttggcacaaagcatgatgtgttacacgtattgtaacgagattttttcagcacacgacccaattttccttactcgctccgctcgtaaggaaaacttgggtctagtgctgaaaaaatcaacattacaatacttgtaacacaacatactattagaATTGGCATTAAcggattgtgtgaaaatattttttttcttttttattattttgttacagtgaacgacatctcaaatgtctcactgtcaaatttttctgagaattttattgtgtcattgcaaattcacaatgacattctctgaaaaaaatgacagtgagacatttgagatgtcgttcactgtagtgttaatcgattccaaacacattttaaaaaattttggtccaaaaaaaatctgaaaaaccacttaaaacagcaaagatatctcaattttagttttcatttccatactaaatcgcaaaatagaaaaactgacagatcgtaacaaaggagaaaaaagctatCTCTGACGTATacatttatacgactaatggcatGGATtggtaacaaatattttaaattaaaaattacctTCTTTGGGAATTGACCAGAGTCATCTGGATCATGAGCCAATGATCTTTGTAATGTTGCAGTACAGTAGTGTTAgttgacatttcttattgttgaaGGGTACTTTGTGTGGCGTATAAGTTACCCGAGCACGTTATAACGCAAAGCACATAAACAATGTTGACAACgtttttttaacataattgaatttaagttcATAAGGAATGAAGAATTATCTGCGACTTGATGGCAAGATAGTTGTGGACTTGGATCAATTATAGATAATTTTAACTTAAACAACTTTTTAGGTacttcataaaaattgaaaggattttgtcgagaatttttctaatttacaaaaatatttttttttgtcgtttattttctttcgtGTTACGAAATATCAATATGATGCAAATTCATTGTTTAGGACAAACATCCACTGTATACGTTTAACATACGTGGTGAGGGTTTAACTTCCGTCCCACTCGTAAGTTATTCACATTCCACGTACATCATCACAATACGTAACACAGGAATATTCAAATGTGACAACcgaaatacgtaactacgTTTTCAATATGTCTCACGTATGGAAAACAGTGCCCACGTATCATATACGTCAGTGAAGtatattattataatttttttgaaagtggttttggcttctagggtcgaagtccatTCTAGGTATATCTAAAatattccaatagaaaatgcgtccgatttcggtaggctgtttttgaaaagaatccctcacatgaagaaaaatgtacggaaTTTCGTGCGGTCAACTCCACAAATATGGCATATTTTGGATACAGTGTTTTGACCACGAtataattaatcaaatattaacttttaaACACTTTCGATGTTAATATTATTGAACTATTTACTACCTCAAAACACTAAAACTTGGCCCATAAAAACCTTAATTTGTGCCACACCGATCTTACGCTTTTCTTAAGAAATGTACAATTTTGTACTGAGATGGTGCACTGGTTTCATTTTACAGTTATATCAAATAAGCTAAACATAATAGTCGCATTATTTTCGTGacaaaattaatctttaggcTCATTTTTGcttgtaattattttccaaaactgataaataatgTAGCTTGTCAGGTACTCCTGCACGGTCAGCTACTTACCTTATGTCAGCGCAAAATGATGAAAACAACTGAGAAAAGGAGCAAACAAAATCGAATAGAGTTAAAAATTTCGCGCCAAAATGAAATGGACTGTTATTGTCAATAGAAAAAATCAAACGCAGAAACATAACAGAGAGAACCGAGAGAACACTGCACATTTTGACAAGTTCTATGACCAGGTTCGTCGCtctcaaaataacagtttataCAATAATACAACTGCAATTAAACGATGAACACTATATTGTATGGGTTTCAATctcaaacatttgaaaaaacttgaatCAATATTAGTTGATATTTAGAAGGATTGCGCAAGTATGCTTATATAGTTTATTAGAAATAATTAACGATGATTAGTGCGATTAGTACATTTTCTTGAgggttaattgaaaattttcgaataagaCAGGAGGACTAACGCAATTTTTCTCAATACTTATTGgttcaacgagggaagaaaagttggaaattgcttttctatttgtttcacccgagaaaatgcaatttctaaatttttttctcgaattaaatacaacgtttttcacaacaaaggttTCAGCGGAAGggaaaaagtggtttttctTTCAACAAAACGTGCTCCGtgtgagagccgtgagagagcatgctgtcaagtaaacaaagcaaaaaaatgaattttgtctctcacactgaGGACTTTTTTGTGGtgagtggaaatcaagccttacaTTGAGAAAGTTACTATTACAGTccgagaaataagaaattactTATTCAACTCGTTCGACATGCGATATCCACTTTATTACATACACATGttgttttttgtaaatatagtAACGTGGATATCGAATGAACAACTGACTTCTTATTTTTATCAGACTGTAGCAATACAAATTAAAAGCTTAATTACTCTACCAAATAGAAAGCATTTGCGCAATCCGTCTATTATCGCCTTAGTATGCGCAtaacatatatatacacacacgcTTAAAATTGAGAGCATTTTTAGTTGATCAATTATGTCAAATGTCACACATACACTCGCTTCATAATAGTTATACTCTACGAATAAATGTGTAAACGATGGTGAGGTGAATAGCTTCGTGTAAATACATAGCAACAAGATGAAAGATAGCAGAATGAGTGTTAAGCTGACTGTGCTGAGTTGCGGACGTTGTTTTTCTGTATTCATCTTATCTTTGAATCATGTCATCAGATTCAACAGTAAAGCCCTTAATTCCAAATTGGTTGGATAGTAAATTTTTAGAAGGAATCTTGAGGAATTACTACAAGAACGATGGAATTAAACTAATTCGTTTTGATGTGAGATCCACGGCCAGTAATGGTGAGAGTTTTATGAGTTCAATGTATCGAGCTAAAGTGGATTTTAAGTTGTCGTTGGAAGCCGCAGATGGTCAAGTAACTAATTGATTTTACCTGatcagaaataattttaaaatattttttgctaaTCCAGGAATCTACACTACATTTAATCATAAAAGCAGCTATTGATGAACTGAAAGATGCGTTATCCAATTTCGATGTCTATGAAAAAGAAGTGGAATTCTACGATCAAATTGCTCCAAAAATTAAtgcaaaattgaaagatttgAACGAGCCCCAGCTGTTGCCCGAGTGTTACGGTGTTTGcaaagagaagaaaattatGGTGATTGAAGACTTAAGCGCTAAAGGATACACTACATTACATGGTCCGAACAAGTGTAACATTTCTGAAGCAAAGGCCATTTTAAAGAGAATAGCTGTGTTCAACGGAATTGGTGTTGTGTTGCGAGAAGATAAATCGGACATTTTTGCAAACTTCAAGAGCGGTTAGTTCCaatgaaattcattaaaaaatttgagaaatgttTCAACCAAATCGTCGCAACAGGTCATTTGAGTCGGGATGTCCTCGTCTTCGTTGATATGTACAAGGGACTATTCGATGCTCTTCTGGACACCATTTCGTCTTGGCCAGAATTTTCCAGTTATCATGAAAAATTGAGCAGTTTCCGCAAAAATCTTCCTGAACGGTGGCATCAAGCGTTGGATTTGAATCCCAATCACCTTAACGCGTTAGTTCACAACGATTTATGGCCACCAAATATTATGATCAGAGGTGAAACTATATCTGTTGACGCTCCGTTCGAGAACATTACctttattgattttcaaaaCACATTATGGGGTTCACCTGCCGCTGATTTACACTTGTTCTTGAACATGTCTATGTGCGAATCATTGATGCCCGATCGATTTGATGAGCTGgtcgaattttattattcacaGCTGGTCAGCGTCTTACGAAAGCTGAACTGCAAATGTATCATTCCCACTTGGACTGAATTTCATTCACAATATTTCGACCGGAAGTTTTTGGGTACCTTAAAATATCTGCCGCTCgaattttagttgaaaatttatttttaacatttatctTCAGCTTTTATCGCGTCGTGCTTGGAACAATCAGTAACTATTGATAACAATGGCGATGTGGAATATAATGATCTTATCGTAAATGACGAAAgaagcatgaaaattaaacgtaAACTGTATCAGAAGCCTAAAGTGCAGGTTCTTTTAAGGAAAATGATTCCATACTACGTCCAAATTGGTACTTTTGATTGAACAGCAGCCAACCGTAATTTTAATAGATTGTGATCAAAACCGGATAGTATTTGAatgttttatatgaaaatgataatatggaaatttcaataaaaaaaatttcagatgGTCTGGCTTTTGATTCATTTAGATCCGGGAAAGGTccattaaatttgaatcgaattgtACCACCAGTTTTGTCAAAGTTGTCAGTGCTTCTATAATGACAATGGCTTTAAACAGTAAATGTGGCGGTTCGGTCAGtgtttgcaaatattttttcagtcaaaataaACTACTCGTAATGTAACACCTCATCTGAtgggaaattgaaattcagcTCATGGTTCCAAAAAATGCACGATCATTTctcaattgaaaaaagaagGCAGCGGagtagggatgggaggcgttcaaaattatcgataatatcaatcgaaagaaattatcgataatcgattaatcatatcgttatcgataatttaataattatcgataattatcaaaatatcgaaattcgataattatcaaaatatcgatattttgatatttatctgaaaattcatgataatataccgatatatcggaatatatcgataaatatcggattttcggaccgaaatatctttatatcgaattatcgatatcttgataattatcaaaatatcaataattatcgattatcgatattttttttgataattttcgataaaaaagtcgataattatcgattatcgataattgataattatcgataatcattttcattatcgcccatgcctacaGCGGAGAAGTCACGTGCGTCGGTATCTTACTTTTCATGTTCACTTCTTTCGACGACTCCCCaggatttttcatttactcGTACTCGTTTGTGTCAGTGCACCAGCTTAAAAACAGCTGAATAAAATTCATGCCACCGACGTCGACTGTAAATAAGGTTTTCATGTGTTGGGGCACAgctctgctactagcatgaacactgaattgacaagtgtcaaatttggaggctttagtgatacgagctaccgcttaggattgtttgtattgtatgttttaagtcatacaacgaaagcaagtcatttatttgtataacagaaacgcagtgcccACTGTGATTTTATCAGCCTCCGAATGTTTTCTATGTtcgtgctagtagcagtgctgtggttgggggttttgcagaaattttttcgggttttcggccccttacatgaaaaatatttcacaccATAAGTCCACTGAAAATTCTAAATGAAACCCACAACAATCAAATCAAAGGCTATTGGTCAACTCGCTATTGTCAACATGTACGAATgcgttaaaatttattttttaattcatcgGTTCATCCTTCGAtacatcgaaaattcaaattctgaagcgcACTTACTGCGTCAATCTCTCTTATACATTTATACACTGTAAGTCTGGGTCTTATGtcagaaaataccctaaaatgctAGTCCAAATGGTTGTATGAAAAACCAAttactaatttttttctttaatcgacgcagaattcatttcctgaggttaggttcgaagatgggctatgtgggattaAGGATCTGGAAATTATTCCCGAAAAACAGCATTTTACactgttggaaattcaatcaatcgaaaaagatcaCAGTCCTGTGGTTTGGTACGTAGAACGCTTGCTTCATAAGCAAGAGGTCCACGGTTCAAATCTCGTTGGAcgcataaaacaaaaattttatttccaaattctCATTAATATCTTCATGCACTCTTCATGCATAAAAATATTCCGACACCTTTCGGTGAAAGTccgaagcaatacaacatctaaaaaataaaattatacaacttatacgagtgggaagtttgtggccagagcggagcgatatttaatttatgatttatgcCTAATTTCCTCTTACTCCCTTTACGCTCCGTTTGGCTAAACCAcgcctcttttttattgtttaaaacgTAAACGGGGTGCAAACGGAGCGTAAACGGCGTAAGACGAAATCAAGCAttattgttgattaaaaatcttgccggaaattttcaagaaaattgagaacacaaaaagtacttttccaaagaatttggaCTCAAGCGAAGGTTTTCATATCTgttatttgtgatgtttcggaagtttaccaacggaaaataaaatgaaattgattagaaatatattaataaaattgtcagtcaagggatctgactcGCCCAAAAGGTGTGGCCTagttattaattaattaattaattaattacgtAATATGtcgtggacggtttattttaggcaatttcgcgagtttaTATTAAAGAACGAACAACTTTTCATGATGAGAGCTGTGAAAAACTGTGAAATTTATCGTCAAGGTATGCTTTTCctttacataaatttttttcttgtaagtttataaaaatttaaaaaaaattcacttctAGGCTCCAAATTAGAGCCAGTTCATAAAACCTCAATAATCACGGCAGCCTATCTATAAattgtattcaaatttttcttttttttcattcttccgctctattttgtaacaattaaggtaaataaataaacgaaagcTTTAAACTTTAACAAAACACGTACACACACATCATACACTTATACtcatatacacacacatacacttgtttaaaaaaaagtttataattAATAATCGCAGAAAAATTATGACTTTGAATATAAAATCCCTTGTTAGCAGCTTGTGCTGGGCTGTATACTTACTAATTGGACTACTTTCAACAAGAAAATCTCTTTCTTGTTATGTAATATGATGGAGCAATTATAATTGGCTGCAAGGcagcaattaaaattttcgtgtttGGTTGTTTGCATTTAATTCGCTATAATTCGACATGTTAAGAAtaactttttaattatttttgtgtaaataaataaaaaaaactttttttttattgtgcgaCTTGATGAAAAAGTGAGTATTTATGGAACATGGAAGGAAAATTTGTCGGCTTCTGCAACCGAGCAAATTGTTAATGTTATGTACGAACTTTATTTGAGATAGTCGTTTTTGAGGGTCAAATGCTCGCAGGCATAAGTGCTTTTTCTCCCTgctggtaaaaaaaattgaatcttgatttttgttgaaagagaaaggaaaacgagaaaaaaaaatttcctcttGGCGCAATAGTAGTAAATCTTTTAAGCGTATTAATGACTcattaacaatattttatgtcaaaatgaaACTCGTTAACCCCACCCACCCAGCACGGTAttgattaaataatttcaattacgatttatttaattaaaacttttcacattttcataatGCAACGATGCTTTCTCTATAGTTTGGCACATAATACAGTAGAGCTTAGCCCAAAGTGCATACTCATCCATATATATGTATGGATATATACCATTCAACTCTATATATGCTACTTTCTCTCACTCAACATATACTTGAAAATGTTATATATTCTTGCAAAACTGTCGagtgtaattaattttaatagcATTCTGTATCTGAATGTGGAGTCTTAATTAAGGAAGAACTAAAGATATTTTGTCCATTTGTGATTGGAGTTTAAGCTGAATACCCAAAGGATAATTAGAACTTGGTTGTTCTACGAGAAAGAGTACGGCGTATAATATATAGATTTGGAATGGGTGCACTTTAAGCACACATACAAGTAGAGGTACATTAGGTAAGGACGATGACGACGGCGATGGTTCGCATTATAATAAATAGAAAGCGACCATATAATGATATGGTCTATATGTCAACAGTGCTTGCACttatatatatgaaaaacgACATTAATTAAATAGAATTTGAATGTGTGAATTTATAGTTATTTAGTTGGACAATTTTGTGGTTTGTAGCAGTGTGGTGTGTCCTCAAAGGacttaatgaaattttaactacTGTTTCTAAATAACGAGGAAAGTTGTATTCGGCCAAGACCAATGGCAAATAGtttattataaaatgtatACTTCTCTATCAAAGATTTATGGTATGTACCATGCAAGAAAATAATGTAATGTAAAACGTGAAGCGCTTTACTCTTGAATATGTAATTTAACCTTTAAAATTGGAGTGTGTAATTCCTTTCGTTTGATATATTGTATGGATGcctttgaaattgaattaaatgtttGTATGTTGCTATATGCAGTGTACTGTACATGGATAGTATATATACCACATATATGTAGTGGGAGTTTGTGTGTGCATAAACTTATGACCTCTTAGAATTTTCTCTTCTGAATCAATCAAA
This window contains:
- the LOC119083172 gene encoding uncharacterized protein LOC119083172, which encodes MSSDSTVKPLIPNWLDSKFLEGILRNYYKNDGIKLIRFDVRSTASNGESFMSSMYRAKVDFKLSLEAADGQESTLHLIIKAAIDELKDALSNFDVYEKEVEFYDQIAPKINAKLKDLNEPQLLPECYGVCKEKKIMVIEDLSAKGYTTLHGPNKCNISEAKAILKRIAVFNGIGVVLREDKSDIFANFKSGHLSRDVLVFVDMYKGLFDALLDTISSWPEFSSYHEKLSSFRKNLPERWHQALDLNPNHLNALVHNDLWPPNIMIRGETISVDAPFENITFIDFQNTLWGSPAADLHLFLNMSMCESLMPDRFDELVEFYYSQLVSVLRKLNCKCIIPTWTEFHSQYFDRKFLAFIASCLEQSVTIDNNGDVEYNDLIVNDERSMKIKRKLYQKPKVQVLLRKMIPYYVQIGTFD